One window from the genome of Pyrobaculum ferrireducens encodes:
- a CDS encoding FAD binding domain-containing protein, whose product MIPPSFDYVRASSLGEALRILDREEGAVPLAGGQSLVPLLKLRAVSYRLLVDIGRLAELRYVRYGDEVAVGALARHYELEESPCPFLRQVASRIGDVQVRSLGTVGGSLAHADPFGDWPAAVLALDAVVKIVGPAGVRELGAVEFIRGPYSTALGRGELVAEVRFRCPPRGAYVKFSRRHNDFALAAAAVAAEVRDGHVVWARVAALGAGEAPRRLRKAEAVLAGAPLNRDTIAEAAEAARREAEPPGDFRASSEYRRALVGVAVKRALERL is encoded by the coding sequence ATGATTCCGCCGAGTTTTGACTACGTGAGGGCCTCTTCTCTGGGGGAGGCCTTGAGGATCTTGGATAGGGAGGAGGGGGCCGTCCCCCTCGCCGGGGGGCAGAGCCTCGTTCCCTTGCTCAAGTTGAGGGCCGTCTCCTACAGATTGCTGGTGGATATTGGGCGGCTGGCTGAGCTCCGCTATGTGAGGTATGGGGACGAGGTGGCGGTGGGGGCTTTGGCTAGGCACTACGAGCTGGAGGAGTCGCCGTGCCCCTTTCTTAGACAGGTGGCGTCGAGGATTGGGGATGTGCAGGTCAGGTCGCTGGGGACCGTCGGCGGCTCTCTAGCCCACGCCGACCCTTTCGGCGACTGGCCGGCGGCGGTGCTGGCTTTAGACGCGGTGGTGAAGATCGTCGGCCCCGCCGGGGTCCGCGAGTTGGGGGCGGTGGAGTTTATAAGGGGGCCGTACTCCACCGCGTTGGGGAGGGGGGAGCTTGTGGCTGAGGTTAGGTTTAGGTGCCCTCCTCGCGGTGCGTACGTCAAGTTTTCCAGGAGGCATAACGACTTCGCGCTGGCGGCGGCCGCCGTCGCGGCTGAGGTTAGGGATGGCCACGTGGTGTGGGCTAGGGTGGCGGCGCTGGGGGCTGGGGAGGCGCCTAGGAGGCTGAGGAAGGCCGAGGCCGTGCTGGCGGGGGCTCCGCTGAATAGAGACACAATCGCCGAGGCGGCTGAGGCGGCGAGGAGGGAGGCTGAGCCGCCCGGCGATTTCCGCGCATCTAGCGAGTACAGGCGGGCGCTGGTTGGGGTGGCCGTGAAGAGGGCGCTGGAGAGGTTATGA
- a CDS encoding tyrosine--tRNA ligase, whose product MEKLLRNIEEVVTVEEFKALRGGLAYLGFEPLWPIHIGWLIWAYKLAELKEAGFDVVVLVATWHAWINDKGSVEELRAQGEKIRAVLDKIGRFRYVYGDEVAKDPRYWELVVKIAKETSLARVRRATPVMGRRAEEVELDFSKLLYPIMQVADIFYLGVDVAVGGMDQRRAHMLARDVAEKLGFKKPVALHTPIITSLSGTGRMEGSHREIDEVYAMYKMSKSKPQSAIFITDSEEEVRRKVWAAYCPPKETRFNPVFEIAAYLLIPYGGPLEVGGRRYESAEALEKDYREGIATPQALKEAVSAALVELLTKLK is encoded by the coding sequence ATGGAGAAGCTTTTGAGAAATATAGAAGAGGTGGTGACCGTCGAGGAGTTTAAGGCGCTGAGAGGCGGCTTGGCGTATCTAGGCTTCGAGCCTCTGTGGCCTATACACATCGGGTGGCTTATCTGGGCCTACAAGCTGGCGGAGCTCAAGGAGGCTGGCTTCGACGTGGTGGTGCTGGTTGCTACGTGGCACGCGTGGATAAACGACAAGGGGTCTGTGGAGGAGCTGAGGGCCCAGGGCGAGAAGATCAGGGCCGTGCTGGATAAAATCGGCAGGTTTAGATATGTCTACGGCGACGAGGTGGCGAAAGACCCCAGGTACTGGGAGCTGGTGGTGAAGATCGCAAAGGAGACTTCTCTGGCTAGGGTGAGGAGGGCCACGCCTGTCATGGGGAGGCGGGCTGAGGAGGTGGAGCTAGACTTCTCCAAGTTGCTATACCCCATTATGCAGGTAGCCGACATCTTCTACCTAGGGGTGGACGTGGCGGTGGGGGGCATGGACCAGCGGAGGGCCCACATGCTGGCCCGCGACGTGGCGGAGAAGCTGGGCTTCAAGAAGCCTGTGGCGCTTCACACTCCGATAATAACATCGCTGTCCGGCACCGGCAGGATGGAGGGTAGCCACAGAGAGATAGACGAGGTCTACGCCATGTATAAAATGTCCAAGTCGAAGCCCCAGAGCGCCATATTTATAACCGACTCGGAGGAGGAGGTGAGGCGCAAGGTGTGGGCCGCCTACTGCCCCCCAAAGGAGACTAGATTCAACCCGGTGTTTGAAATAGCGGCTTACCTCTTAATTCCGTACGGAGGGCCTCTGGAGGTCGGCGGGAGGAGGTACGAATCAGCCGAGGCGCTAGAGAAAGACTACAGGGAGGGGATCGCGACGCCCCAAGCCCTAAAAGAGGCGGTCTCCGCAGCCCTCGTGGAGCTTCTCACAAAGCTGAAATAG
- the cutA gene encoding glyceraldehyde dehydrogenase subunit alpha, with product MRYIGRPIPRVEDDVILSGRAQYLDDIEPPGVLYAGFVRSPYAHAKVLRVDLSDVRQSKGVVAAFGPGEGFDFAPGGKVRYQGEAVAMVVARDRYLLQDAIEKAVVDYEPLPAVVDMFEAMREGAPLVDESLGTNIAYEAVYQGGDVEKAMREAEVRIEGRISTQRLVPSAMEPRGVLAVYDGHSLTIWSSTQVPFDIRKEVAKHLDLPLSRVRVIQPFVGGAFGSKLLVYPEELWVSKAAYLMKAAVKWVATRTEDFKTTTHGRALVLDYKVGAARDGRVLAIEGVVYADAGAYYWGEGLADTAAQMLPGPYDIRHGRVRAVAVLTNKTPLSAYRGAGRPEATFFIERIMDRLADELGLDRVEIRRRNLIRELPYTNVFGITYDTGDYPGTFERGLERLGYRQLKKWADEEFKKGRVLGVGFSIYVEITTFGFEVAVLRAERDGSFTLYTAVTPHGQGLATALAQVVADELEVPMERVRVVWGDTAYVPDGIGTMGSRSITAGGSAAVLAARKLKGELAKAAEKLLGCRPEYREGSFICGGNSLSISDVVKAVYRGKVEANLTVEAVYQADATFPFGVHVAVVELDPETGFVKPLLYKSYDDVGVVVNPLLAAGQVMGGALQGIAQALYEEAIYDQSGNLVTANLAFYYVPTAAEAPRYEVYFAEPHHPSKHPTGTKGIGEAAAIASTPAVVAAVEDAIRRLKPGVRIDKTPITPEEIWRALR from the coding sequence ATGAGGTACATCGGGAGGCCCATACCGCGCGTCGAGGACGACGTTATTCTCAGCGGGAGGGCCCAGTATTTAGACGACATCGAGCCCCCCGGCGTGCTCTACGCCGGTTTTGTGAGGTCGCCCTACGCCCACGCCAAGGTGCTGAGGGTAGATCTGTCCGACGTAAGGCAGTCGAAGGGTGTGGTGGCGGCGTTCGGCCCCGGGGAGGGGTTCGACTTCGCGCCGGGGGGCAAGGTGCGGTACCAGGGCGAGGCTGTGGCCATGGTGGTGGCTCGGGATAGGTACTTGCTACAAGACGCCATTGAGAAGGCTGTGGTGGATTACGAGCCCTTGCCTGCCGTTGTGGATATGTTCGAGGCGATGAGAGAGGGGGCGCCTCTAGTCGACGAGAGCCTGGGCACGAACATCGCCTACGAGGCGGTTTACCAGGGGGGCGATGTTGAGAAGGCCATGAGAGAGGCCGAGGTGAGGATTGAGGGGAGGATTTCGACGCAACGCCTAGTGCCTTCTGCGATGGAGCCGCGGGGCGTCCTGGCGGTGTATGACGGGCACAGCTTGACTATTTGGAGCTCGACGCAGGTCCCGTTTGATATTAGGAAGGAGGTTGCGAAGCATCTCGACCTACCCCTCTCGAGGGTGAGGGTCATACAGCCCTTCGTCGGAGGCGCCTTCGGCTCCAAGCTCTTGGTGTACCCCGAGGAGCTCTGGGTCTCCAAGGCGGCTTACCTCATGAAGGCCGCCGTGAAGTGGGTGGCCACGCGGACCGAGGACTTCAAGACGACGACGCACGGCCGCGCCCTGGTGCTGGATTACAAAGTCGGCGCGGCGAGAGACGGCAGGGTGCTGGCCATAGAGGGCGTTGTGTACGCCGACGCCGGCGCCTACTACTGGGGGGAGGGGCTCGCAGACACTGCGGCGCAGATGTTGCCCGGGCCCTACGACATACGCCACGGGAGGGTGAGGGCCGTGGCTGTGTTGACTAACAAGACTCCGCTCAGCGCGTACCGCGGCGCGGGGAGGCCGGAGGCCACCTTCTTCATAGAGAGGATTATGGACCGCCTCGCCGATGAGCTGGGCCTCGACCGGGTGGAGATTAGAAGGAGGAACCTCATAAGGGAGCTACCCTACACCAACGTCTTCGGCATAACATACGACACTGGGGACTATCCAGGCACTTTCGAGAGGGGGCTGGAGAGGCTCGGCTACCGCCAGCTGAAGAAGTGGGCAGACGAAGAGTTTAAAAAGGGGAGGGTGTTGGGGGTTGGCTTCTCCATATACGTCGAGATAACCACATTCGGCTTCGAGGTGGCTGTGCTGAGGGCTGAGAGAGACGGCAGCTTCACCCTCTACACGGCCGTCACTCCCCACGGCCAGGGGCTCGCCACGGCGCTTGCGCAAGTGGTCGCGGACGAGCTGGAGGTGCCTATGGAGAGGGTCAGAGTTGTGTGGGGCGACACGGCGTATGTGCCCGACGGCATTGGGACTATGGGTAGCCGCTCAATAACGGCGGGCGGCTCCGCCGCGGTGTTAGCCGCCAGGAAGCTGAAGGGGGAGCTGGCAAAGGCCGCTGAGAAGTTGCTCGGATGCAGGCCGGAGTACAGGGAGGGGTCGTTTATCTGCGGTGGAAACAGCCTCTCCATCAGCGATGTGGTAAAGGCCGTCTATAGAGGCAAGGTGGAGGCTAACTTGACGGTGGAGGCGGTGTACCAGGCGGACGCCACCTTCCCGTTCGGCGTCCACGTAGCTGTGGTTGAGCTGGATCCCGAAACCGGGTTTGTGAAGCCCCTCCTCTACAAGTCTTACGACGATGTAGGCGTCGTGGTTAACCCGTTGCTGGCCGCGGGGCAGGTCATGGGCGGCGCCCTGCAGGGGATCGCCCAGGCGCTGTATGAAGAGGCCATATACGACCAGTCGGGCAATTTAGTGACGGCGAACCTCGCCTTTTACTACGTGCCCACGGCGGCTGAGGCGCCTAGATACGAGGTGTACTTCGCAGAGCCGCATCATCCCTCTAAACACCCCACCGGCACCAAGGGCATAGGCGAGGCCGCCGCCATCGCCTCCACTCCGGCGGTGGTAGCCGCGGTGGAAGATGCAATTAGGAGGCTGAAGCCCGGTGTGAGGATCGACAAGACTCCCATAACGCCTGAGGAGATCTGGAGAGCCTTGAGGTGA
- a CDS encoding prephenate dehydrogenase yields the protein MRVGVVGGGAMGSWLRREFSSVHEVAVFDVDRSRSDVGSLGELVGWAEVVVVAVPFWEVAGVLKSLAPLSSGRLVMDIATFKEGVAEAYRLFPPDALVASVHPLFGPGAPSIRGQRVLVMEVPGRRGAAEAYRFWAELGARVEWGDLERHDFYVSRTIALSYAVGLALARVYAELGEEVFRYGGTSFRYLATFAFSLLRDPNALRYAEKAPLEEFVEALRRGDAPRPLRDPDAAYKAFYEALKAIEAVGDIFK from the coding sequence GTGAGGGTTGGTGTCGTGGGGGGTGGGGCTATGGGGTCGTGGCTGAGGAGGGAGTTCTCCTCGGTGCATGAGGTGGCTGTGTTTGACGTGGATAGGTCGAGGTCTGACGTGGGGTCTCTGGGGGAGCTTGTGGGGTGGGCTGAGGTTGTTGTGGTGGCTGTTCCTTTCTGGGAGGTTGCCGGGGTTTTGAAGTCTCTTGCGCCTCTGTCCTCGGGGAGGCTTGTGATGGATATAGCGACCTTTAAGGAGGGTGTGGCCGAGGCTTACCGCCTCTTTCCGCCGGACGCGCTCGTGGCTTCGGTTCACCCGCTTTTTGGCCCTGGTGCGCCTTCTATAAGGGGGCAGAGGGTGTTGGTTATGGAGGTGCCCGGGCGCCGGGGGGCGGCTGAGGCTTACCGCTTCTGGGCGGAGCTGGGGGCTAGGGTTGAGTGGGGGGATTTGGAGAGGCACGACTTCTACGTGTCGAGGACCATAGCCCTGAGCTACGCCGTGGGGCTGGCCCTTGCGAGGGTGTACGCCGAGCTGGGGGAGGAGGTCTTTAGGTACGGGGGGACTTCTTTTAGGTACCTCGCCACCTTCGCCTTCTCTCTGCTCCGTGATCCCAACGCGTTGAGATACGCGGAGAAGGCGCCCCTTGAGGAGTTTGTAGAGGCGCTTAGGAGGGGGGACGCCCCGCGTCCTCTTAGGGATCCCGACGCGGCTTACAAGGCGTTTTACGAAGCTCTCAAGGCTATAGAGGCGGTGGGTGACATTTTTAAATAG
- a CDS encoding transketolase family protein, producing MLDIESLTPREALGRALADLGDLRQDVVVLVADTGETTRAKFFAERHPERFFNVGIAEQALVGIAAGLAIAGFMPYALTFAAFMTRAWEQARNSVDRLALPVRLVGTHAGFADAYDGPSHQALEDIALFRVLPNFTVIAPADSCEVYKAVTASAALKGPVYIRVGRDFHIPTTCGLYDRFEVGRAYTVADGGDVAIFTTGAVLPFAVEAAQLLRDRGVSAAVVHFPTVKPLDYSAVEKYAASTGAVLTVEEHMVYGGFGSAVAEYLSQTRPTKMAIMGLKSYGRTAKSPQELYQYFGLTPENIAARAEELVKLR from the coding sequence ATGCTAGACATAGAGTCTTTAACCCCTAGGGAGGCGCTGGGGCGGGCTCTGGCAGATCTAGGCGACTTGAGGCAAGACGTCGTCGTCCTCGTAGCCGACACTGGAGAGACGACCCGCGCCAAGTTCTTCGCCGAGAGGCATCCCGAGAGGTTTTTCAACGTTGGCATCGCGGAGCAGGCGCTGGTGGGCATCGCCGCAGGGCTGGCCATAGCAGGGTTTATGCCCTACGCCCTGACCTTCGCCGCCTTTATGACAAGGGCGTGGGAGCAGGCGAGGAACTCCGTCGATAGGCTCGCCCTGCCGGTGCGCCTAGTGGGGACACATGCAGGCTTCGCAGATGCGTACGACGGCCCCTCCCACCAGGCGCTGGAGGACATAGCCCTATTCCGGGTCCTGCCGAATTTCACGGTGATCGCCCCGGCTGATTCCTGCGAGGTGTACAAGGCCGTCACGGCCTCGGCGGCTTTGAAGGGGCCTGTCTACATAAGGGTGGGGAGGGATTTCCACATACCCACCACCTGCGGGCTATACGACAGGTTTGAGGTGGGGCGGGCCTACACAGTCGCGGATGGGGGCGACGTGGCTATATTCACCACGGGGGCTGTGTTGCCCTTCGCCGTGGAGGCGGCCCAGTTGTTGAGAGACAGGGGGGTTTCCGCCGCCGTTGTGCACTTCCCCACTGTGAAGCCGCTGGACTACTCCGCCGTTGAGAAATACGCCGCCTCTACCGGCGCTGTGTTGACCGTGGAGGAGCACATGGTCTACGGCGGCTTCGGCTCCGCAGTCGCCGAGTATCTATCGCAGACTAGGCCTACTAAGATGGCTATAATGGGGCTTAAGTCCTACGGGAGGACAGCCAAAAGCCCCCAGGAGCTGTATCAGTACTTCGGCCTCACGCCTGAGAACATAGCGGCGAGGGCGGAGGAGTTGGTTAAGCTGAGATGA
- a CDS encoding nucleotidyltransferase family protein: MRCVGVVLAAGGSTRFGGDKLLTNFRGRPLVWWPAEALREADLETYIVVNRREVAEAAGPLAGVIYNPWWRGGLSTSVKAAVAALYDKPCIVWMLGDMPCVSPYTVRRVTEACRSGLAVPVYRGARGNPVASARDVYGLALGLAGDVGLRALLGAVPVAYVEVEDPGVVIDVDTPEDLEKLASKTCPGPSPAP; encoded by the coding sequence GTGAGGTGTGTAGGCGTCGTCCTCGCGGCCGGCGGATCCACGCGCTTCGGCGGCGACAAGCTTTTGACAAACTTCAGAGGGCGGCCGCTGGTCTGGTGGCCCGCTGAGGCGTTGCGGGAGGCGGATCTCGAGACGTATATTGTGGTCAATAGGCGGGAGGTGGCGGAGGCCGCGGGCCCCCTCGCTGGCGTTATCTACAACCCGTGGTGGAGAGGCGGGCTGTCCACAAGCGTAAAGGCGGCCGTAGCCGCGTTGTACGACAAGCCTTGTATTGTGTGGATGCTCGGCGACATGCCGTGTGTCTCCCCCTACACAGTACGCAGAGTTACAGAGGCTTGCAGATCTGGCTTGGCCGTGCCTGTGTATAGGGGGGCTAGGGGGAACCCGGTGGCCTCTGCTAGAGATGTCTACGGGCTGGCGCTGGGGCTCGCGGGGGACGTTGGGCTGAGGGCTCTCCTCGGCGCCGTGCCCGTGGCCTATGTCGAGGTGGAGGATCCAGGCGTGGTTATAGACGTCGACACGCCGGAGGATTTGGAAAAACTCGCCTCTAAGACCTGCCCAGGGCCCTCGCCAGCTCCCTAG
- a CDS encoding transketolase translates to MERRASELEPLICKARKYVVLMAGYDPGIHLGSSLSVMEIVAALYGTGRVKFNMANGVHNRNYFVLSKGHAIHAVYALAAAMGYLTLDELRETGSLGSRLQNHPEVDTPFVDVANSGSLGQGISLAVGLALGLKIRGEKGRVYLVVGDGELDEGQSWESFAVAAHYGLTNLITIVDFNGVQLDGHSEEVLRKGDLAGRFKSLGYEVFEVDGHDVGQIISALEKAENAGRPAVIIAKTVRGRGVAEIEDTAKQRLSRDDALRYAGNIC, encoded by the coding sequence GTGGAGAGGAGAGCCTCTGAGCTTGAGCCTCTGATCTGCAAGGCTAGGAAGTACGTCGTGTTGATGGCCGGCTACGATCCCGGCATACACCTCGGCTCCTCCCTCTCGGTTATGGAGATAGTGGCGGCGCTGTACGGCACCGGACGCGTAAAGTTCAACATGGCCAACGGGGTGCACAACCGGAACTACTTCGTGCTGTCGAAGGGGCACGCCATACACGCTGTCTACGCCCTGGCCGCCGCCATGGGCTACCTCACCCTCGACGAGCTTAGGGAGACCGGCAGCCTTGGGAGCCGCCTCCAGAACCACCCAGAGGTGGACACGCCTTTTGTAGACGTGGCGAACTCAGGATCGCTGGGGCAGGGTATTAGCCTCGCCGTGGGGCTGGCCCTCGGCCTGAAGATCAGAGGCGAGAAGGGCAGAGTCTATCTAGTGGTGGGCGACGGGGAGCTTGACGAGGGGCAGAGCTGGGAGTCCTTTGCCGTGGCGGCTCACTATGGCTTGACTAACCTAATCACCATCGTCGACTTCAACGGAGTGCAGCTAGACGGACACAGCGAGGAGGTTTTGAGAAAGGGAGATCTGGCAGGTAGGTTTAAGTCGCTGGGCTACGAGGTGTTTGAGGTAGACGGCCACGACGTCGGTCAGATAATATCTGCTCTAGAGAAGGCCGAAAACGCCGGGAGGCCAGCCGTGATTATTGCAAAGACGGTGAGGGGGAGGGGGGTGGCCGAGATAGAGGACACCGCTAAGCAGAGGCTTTCGAGAGACGACGCCCTTAGATACGCGGGGAATATATGCTAG
- a CDS encoding (2Fe-2S)-binding protein, whose product MRIALRVNGVLHEVDVEPRKLLVHLLRELGYTSVRIGCDTATCGACTVIMNGRPVKSCNVLAVQADGAEIYTAEYSDEVMQRLRDAFKRHHAAQCGFCTSGMLMTAYHLVKRGVRSEEEIVEGLSGVLCRCTGYQNIVEAVREAAGV is encoded by the coding sequence ATGAGGATTGCGCTGAGGGTAAACGGGGTTCTTCACGAGGTGGATGTGGAGCCGAGGAAGTTATTAGTGCACCTCTTGAGGGAGCTGGGCTACACCTCTGTGCGGATTGGTTGCGACACGGCGACGTGCGGAGCCTGTACTGTAATTATGAACGGCAGGCCTGTTAAGAGCTGTAACGTGCTTGCGGTGCAGGCGGACGGCGCCGAGATATACACCGCCGAGTACAGCGACGAGGTTATGCAGAGGCTGAGAGACGCCTTTAAGAGGCACCACGCCGCTCAGTGCGGCTTCTGCACCTCCGGCATGTTGATGACAGCATACCACCTGGTGAAGAGGGGCGTGAGGTCTGAGGAGGAGATTGTCGAAGGCCTCAGCGGCGTTTTGTGCAGATGTACGGGGTACCAGAACATTGTAGAGGCGGTGAGGGAGGCGGCGGGGGTATGA
- the aroF gene encoding 3-deoxy-7-phosphoheptulonate synthase — MLYIADTRERGRALREEIESRGIPAWYVELWGNYIVATPPGSKVEGLKTPVKAVVDLKTDYQLVSRQWKRDPTPVKIGDREIKEGKIFIIAGPCSVETEEQILSTAKVVKEAGGDALRGGAFKPRTSPYTFQGLGERGLVLLAKARDATGLPITTELMDPEDLPLVAKYADAIQVGARNMQNFTLLKKLGRAGKPVLLKRGFGNTIDEWLLAAEYVALHGNGDVVLVERGIRTFDRTLRFTLDVGAIAYAKQQTHLPVIGDPSHPAGDRRYVIPLALAILAAGADGLIVEVHPDPDKAWSDAKQQLTFDQFRELVAKARELARALGRS; from the coding sequence ATGCTCTATATCGCCGACACGCGTGAGAGGGGGCGCGCGTTGAGGGAGGAGATAGAGTCCAGGGGCATCCCGGCGTGGTATGTAGAGCTCTGGGGCAACTACATAGTGGCCACGCCGCCCGGCTCCAAAGTCGAGGGGCTGAAGACGCCCGTTAAGGCCGTGGTGGATCTGAAAACCGACTACCAGCTGGTCTCTAGACAGTGGAAGCGCGACCCCACGCCGGTCAAGATTGGGGATAGGGAAATTAAAGAGGGGAAGATCTTCATAATAGCAGGGCCCTGCTCTGTGGAGACAGAGGAGCAGATCTTGTCGACGGCTAAAGTGGTGAAGGAGGCCGGCGGCGACGCGCTGAGAGGCGGCGCCTTCAAGCCCAGGACAAGCCCGTATACCTTCCAGGGGCTCGGCGAGAGAGGCCTCGTCCTCTTAGCCAAGGCGAGAGACGCCACGGGCCTCCCCATCACCACCGAGCTGATGGATCCTGAGGACCTCCCCCTGGTGGCTAAGTACGCAGACGCCATCCAGGTGGGGGCGCGGAATATGCAGAACTTCACCCTTCTTAAAAAACTGGGGCGGGCGGGGAAGCCCGTACTGCTCAAGAGGGGGTTTGGAAATACGATAGATGAGTGGTTGCTGGCGGCGGAGTACGTAGCGCTACACGGCAACGGCGACGTGGTGCTTGTGGAGAGGGGCATAAGGACGTTTGACAGAACTCTTAGATTTACTCTAGACGTGGGGGCCATTGCCTACGCCAAGCAACAGACACACCTGCCGGTCATCGGCGACCCCAGCCACCCAGCCGGCGACAGGCGCTACGTAATACCGCTAGCCCTCGCCATACTCGCCGCGGGGGCGGACGGCCTAATAGTCGAGGTGCATCCAGATCCCGACAAGGCGTGGAGCGACGCCAAGCAGCAGCTCACCTTTGACCAGTTTAGAGAGCTGGTGGCCAAGGCTAGGGAGCTGGCGAGGGCCCTGGGCAGGTCTTAG
- a CDS encoding PD-(D/E)XK nuclease family protein — protein MSLAEEIRRVLLEHPEILVEVLTARPHIVYEALAKLLPWEKLMKEIEEIKNTMATKKELEEIKNAMATKEDLKAFATKEDLRVFATKEDLKAFATKEDLKAFATKEDLAALERRLNLRIEALGAMWGVWSEEAFREGVRELLREAGYVVERWTYFDDKGQVYGYPSEVELDVVVKDGKTFLVEIVSAVRRAHLAYLRRKAELYQDVTGRRVEGVYVITPFIHDKNPPHVVAAAQKLGIRIIKPEEAPGP, from the coding sequence GTGTCCCTCGCCGAAGAAATACGCCGAGTCTTGCTAGAGCACCCGGAGATTTTAGTGGAGGTGCTGACCGCTAGGCCTCACATTGTGTACGAAGCCCTCGCCAAGCTACTACCCTGGGAGAAGTTGATGAAGGAGATTGAGGAGATCAAAAACACCATGGCCACGAAAAAAGAACTAGAAGAGATTAAAAACGCAATGGCGACAAAGGAAGATCTCAAAGCCTTTGCCACGAAAGAGGATCTAAGAGTTTTCGCCACAAAGGAGGACCTAAAAGCCTTCGCAACCAAGGAGGATTTGAAGGCTTTCGCCACCAAGGAGGATCTCGCGGCGCTTGAGAGGCGGCTGAATCTAAGGATAGAGGCGCTTGGTGCTATGTGGGGTGTGTGGAGTGAGGAGGCCTTCAGAGAGGGGGTTAGGGAGTTGCTTAGGGAGGCCGGCTACGTGGTGGAGCGGTGGACCTACTTCGACGACAAAGGCCAGGTCTACGGCTACCCAAGCGAGGTGGAGCTTGACGTAGTTGTAAAAGACGGCAAGACCTTCCTAGTAGAAATAGTCTCGGCAGTCAGAAGAGCCCACTTGGCCTATCTGCGGCGGAAGGCCGAGCTGTATCAAGACGTGACTGGGAGGAGGGTGGAGGGGGTTTACGTAATCACGCCGTTTATACACGACAAAAACCCGCCGCATGTGGTCGCCGCGGC